From Methanocella paludicola SANAE, a single genomic window includes:
- a CDS encoding ABC transporter ATP-binding protein translates to MIRTESLTKVYNKVKAVDSIDINIEKGQVCGFVGPNGAGKTTTIGMLAGLIEPTGGKCFIKDIEVARNPIQIKRMIGYLPEGVGFYSNLSARQNLRYLAKFYGLKDAESEARITELLEYAGLKNVDKPAGAFSRGMRQRLGLARALLNDPEVIFLDEPTNGLDPEGVIQFRKIIKEQAAKGKTIFFSSHILDEVEHVCNTICIISKGKIVTQGSLDDVRNKMHKDKPMTIKIKVIGMMPKLTDPGIIDATYNDGSATLRVQSDIVNEVASELMKSGVRIRELKVEEESLEDIFLETVYRRE, encoded by the coding sequence ATGATAAGGACGGAAAGCCTGACGAAGGTTTACAACAAAGTGAAGGCCGTCGATTCGATCGACATCAACATCGAAAAGGGCCAGGTTTGCGGCTTCGTGGGCCCCAACGGGGCGGGCAAGACGACCACGATCGGCATGCTCGCCGGCCTCATCGAGCCGACCGGCGGCAAGTGTTTTATCAAGGACATCGAGGTCGCAAGGAACCCTATCCAGATCAAGCGCATGATAGGGTATTTGCCGGAAGGCGTCGGGTTTTACTCTAACCTGAGCGCACGGCAGAACTTGAGGTATTTAGCGAAATTTTATGGGCTGAAGGACGCCGAGTCTGAAGCTCGTATTACGGAATTGCTGGAGTACGCCGGGCTGAAGAACGTCGACAAGCCTGCGGGAGCTTTTTCCCGGGGCATGAGACAGAGGCTGGGCCTGGCCCGGGCGCTGCTGAACGACCCGGAGGTCATCTTTTTAGACGAGCCCACGAACGGCCTGGACCCCGAAGGGGTCATCCAGTTCCGCAAGATCATTAAAGAGCAGGCGGCAAAGGGCAAAACGATTTTTTTCTCTTCCCATATCCTGGATGAGGTGGAGCACGTCTGTAACACGATCTGCATCATCTCAAAGGGAAAGATCGTGACACAGGGCTCGCTGGACGATGTGAGAAATAAGATGCACAAGGACAAGCCCATGACCATTAAGATCAAAGTCATCGGCATGATGCCGAAGCTCACGGACCCTGGCATCATCGATGCCACGTATAATGATGGCTCGGCCACCCTTCGAGTCCAGTCCGACATAGTTAACGAAGTCGCCTCGGAGCTCATGAAGAGCGGAGTACGCATACGAGAGCTGAAGGTCGAGGAAGAATCCCTGGAGGACATATTCCTCGAGACCGTGTACCGGAGGGAATGA